A genome region from Brienomyrus brachyistius isolate T26 chromosome 23, BBRACH_0.4, whole genome shotgun sequence includes the following:
- the hepacam2 gene encoding HEPACAM family member 2 — translation MESVSSAALPLFLGGLLLLTGTHSTFISVPPVLHGVRGRPLLLPVKYNFTTANVDIQGDWKLQDTMLVVFRNHNVISNPSMEHRHTFLPPNASLLINVLEDKAEGQYKVDIRLKFADRPDFIEESRVVRVIVNVPVSKPNIHMSPVSPVVEDTDNVTLTCSVENGSHVQYRWFRDGVPVGAGDRYSFSGDNGKFVISPVRKEDIGDYVCQVSNHISEERSRPVPLSVFYGPYNLEVSSQQGLRTGEVFTINPGELVLFDCHADSNPPNTCVWISKSCNSTKVVMKGPRLEVMSEKLAHAEEYVCRAFNNVTRKQDETQFTLVVASLGTGKAKHLQTGSSVSPLAVITISCLIIIACMLLILFRRSCRPHRVIMDMYNRNHKPLMDQKRTHLSGHEDATEDFGIYEFVTIPGKSDSTRASSKSLSGLNSVQDLHATIYDVIRHIPETPTQGLMK, via the exons ATGGAGTCCGTCAGCAGTGCTGCGCTGCCACTCTTCCTTGGGGGGCTGCTTCTCCTCACAG GAACCCATTCCACATTCATAAGCGTGCCCCCCGTCCTACATGGGGTCAGGGGAAGGCCTCTCCTCCTGCCAGTGAAATACAACTTCACCACGGCGAACGTGGACATCCAGGGTGACTGGAAGCTCCAGGATACGATGCTGGTGGTTTTCAGGAACCACAATGTCATCTCCAACCCGAGCATGGAGCACCGGCATACCTTCCTGCCCCCAAACGCATCGCTGCTGATCAACGTGCTGGAGGACAAGGCGGAGGGACAGTACAAGGTGGACATCCGGCTCAAGTTTGCCGACAGGCCTGATTTCATCGAGGAGAGCAGAGTGGTCCGAGTCATAGTCAACG TGCCTGTGTCTAAGCCAAACATCCACATGAGCCCCGTCTCTCCGGTTGTTGAGGACACGGACAACGTGACGTTGACGTGCTCGGTGGAGAATGGCTCCCATGTGCAGTACCGCTGGTTCCGGGACGGTGTCCCTGTTGGTGCTGGTGACCGGTACAGCTTCTCAGGGGATAATGGCAAGTTTGTCATCAGTCCTGTAAGGAAAGAGGACATTGGCGACTATGTCTGTCAGGTCAGCAACCACATTagcgaggagaggagcagaCCGGTCCCCCTAAGCGTATTCT ATGGGCCGTACAACCTGGAGGTGAGTTCCCAGCAGGGCCTGAGGACAGGCGAGGTGTTCACCATCAACCCCGGGGAGCTAGTGTTATTTGACTGCCACGCTGATTCCAACCCACCCAACACCTGCGTGTGGATCTCCAAGAGCTGCAACTCCACTAAGGTGGTGATGAAGGGGCCCCGCTTGGAGGTGATGTCTGAAAAGCTGGCCCATGCAGAGGAGTATGTATGCCGTGCCTTCAACAACGTCACGCGAAAGCAAGATGAGACCCAGTTCACCCTGGTGGTGGCAAGTCTGGGCACTG GAAAAGCGAAGCATTTGCAGACAGGAAGTTCGGTGTCTCCACTGGCAGTCATCACCATTTCGTGCCTGATCATCATTGCCTGCATGCTACTGATTCTCTTCAGGAGAAGCTGCCGGCCTCATCGAG TTATCATGGACATGTATAACAG AAACCACAAGCCACTGATGGACCAGAAGCGGACACACCTCTCAG GTCACGAGGATGCAACCGAAGACTTTGGCATTTATGAGTTTGTCACCATTCCGGGTAAATCAGATTCCACACGG GCATCCAGCAAGTCTCTCTCGGGGCTAAATTCTGTCCAGGATTTGCATGCCACCATCTATGATGTCATCAGACATATTCCTGAAACGCCAACGCAGGGTCTGATGAAGTAG